The genomic interval CCAACGGCAGTTGAACAAACATAGGAAATAATTGTTCAATAGTAGGTTTATCATTAAATTCGCCTGGAATAACACTAATACTAGCCTGAGCATTTATGAAAAGTGTAATTAATTTCGCTACATCTTTACTTTTCGCTTTATAAATTATAAGACTAGGCATATTGTCGACAGCTAAACGAATAGCAAATGACCCTCGTAATAATACTCTTTCTAAATTATCTATTAATTTTTGTATATCAATTGCATGTTTTAATATAATGCTACAATACTTAGATTCAAAAACTTGTTTTAAAATTTCAGCATGAATCTTATCACCAATATAAATTTCCTGATCTTTCTTAGCCTCAATATTAGCTTGTTTTAACGGTAAATTCTCTAAGATAGTTATTTCCTTATTGATTTCTTTATTTTCAATTTTTAAGAATTTTTCGCCACAAAATGGACAGAATCTCATCATATTTTGTTGAGGCATTTCTCCGCCACAAAAAGGGCAATACTTAAAGCCTGCATTCGACA from Pelosinus sp. IPA-1 carries:
- a CDS encoding zinc ribbon domain-containing protein translates to MSNAGFKYCPFCGGEMPQQNMMRFCPFCGEKFLKIENKEINKEITILENLPLKQANIEAKKDQEIYIGDKIHAEILKQVFESKYCSIILKHAIDIQKLIDNLERVLLRGSFAIRLAVDNMPSLIIYKAKSKDVAKLITLFINAQASISVIPGEFNDKPTIEQLFPMFVQLPLELQQGIISVPINLWLGDHVKSVLRVNYRNSKAGILVITNNNIYILYKNTNASEYRWLVISYALLLKIIIVENSLQLIYKDNKVEDIVFVHKKDSVEVYQTIQSYNF